In Streptomyces sp. P3, one DNA window encodes the following:
- a CDS encoding carbohydrate-binding protein has product MLVRPVIACAGLVAGALVALSGTTAQAATTRYEAEASPAVCTGTIDSDWTGYSGSGFCNGANSTGGYAQFTVNAATAGTATLSVRFANGAAAARPAALVVNGTTVQTPSFEATGAWSTWVTKTLTVSLVAGANTVRLDPTTSAGLPNVDHLDADVSGATTPPAGSALYVAPGGIDGAAGTQSAPTTLTSAISRVAAGGTIYLRGGTYAYGSTVTIPATSNGTASARTTLAAYPGETPVLNFSAQSESSANRGLQLFGSYWHVKGLVVERAGDNGIYVGGSDNVIERTVTRYNRDTGLQLGRIASTTPAAQWPARNLILSAESHDNADSDGEDADGFAAKLTTGTGNVFRYAVSHNNIDDGWDLYTKTDTGAIGPVTVEDSLSYNNGTLSDGTVNSNGDRNGYKLGGDDIAVNHVVRRSIAFHNGKHGFTYNSNPGSMAVSNNLSVDNAQRNYSWDAGTAVFRGNTSCRFTVSGANDKTVGDADGTNQFWTGSNGSRCASYSGALGWSFASDGRLVVTLGGRQVTL; this is encoded by the coding sequence ATGCTTGTGAGACCCGTCATCGCCTGCGCCGGCCTGGTGGCAGGCGCGCTCGTCGCGTTGTCCGGCACCACGGCGCAGGCCGCCACCACCCGCTACGAGGCCGAGGCCTCCCCGGCGGTCTGCACCGGCACCATCGACTCCGACTGGACCGGGTACTCGGGCAGCGGTTTCTGCAACGGAGCCAACTCGACCGGCGGATACGCCCAGTTCACCGTCAATGCCGCTACGGCCGGCACGGCGACGCTGAGCGTCCGCTTCGCCAACGGCGCCGCGGCCGCCCGCCCGGCCGCGCTGGTCGTCAACGGCACCACCGTGCAGACGCCGTCCTTCGAGGCCACCGGCGCCTGGTCGACGTGGGTCACCAAGACGCTCACCGTGTCGCTCGTCGCCGGCGCCAACACGGTCCGGCTCGATCCCACCACGTCCGCCGGACTGCCCAACGTCGACCATCTCGACGCCGACGTGTCGGGCGCCACGACGCCGCCGGCGGGCTCCGCGCTCTACGTGGCCCCGGGCGGCATCGACGGCGCGGCCGGCACCCAGTCCGCGCCGACCACCCTCACCTCGGCGATCAGCCGGGTCGCCGCCGGCGGAACCATCTACCTGCGCGGCGGCACGTACGCCTACGGGTCGACGGTCACGATCCCGGCCACCAGCAACGGCACCGCGTCCGCCCGCACCACGCTGGCCGCCTACCCGGGGGAGACGCCGGTTCTGAACTTCTCGGCGCAGAGCGAGAGTTCGGCCAACCGCGGGCTTCAGCTGTTCGGCTCGTACTGGCACGTCAAGGGTCTCGTCGTGGAACGCGCCGGGGACAACGGGATCTACGTCGGCGGCAGCGACAACGTCATCGAGCGCACGGTGACCCGCTACAACCGGGACACGGGGCTCCAGCTCGGCCGGATCGCCTCCACCACACCCGCCGCCCAGTGGCCGGCCCGCAACCTGATCCTGAGCGCCGAGTCGCACGACAACGCCGACTCCGACGGCGAGGACGCCGACGGCTTCGCCGCGAAGCTCACCACCGGCACCGGCAACGTCTTCCGGTACGCCGTCTCGCACAACAACATCGACGACGGCTGGGACCTCTACACCAAGACCGACACCGGAGCCATCGGCCCGGTGACCGTCGAGGACTCCCTGTCCTACAACAACGGCACCCTCTCCGACGGGACCGTGAACTCCAACGGCGACCGCAACGGCTACAAGCTCGGCGGCGACGACATCGCCGTGAACCACGTCGTGCGGCGCAGCATCGCCTTCCACAACGGCAAGCACGGGTTCACCTACAACAGCAACCCGGGCTCCATGGCGGTGTCGAACAACCTGAGCGTCGACAACGCCCAGCGCAACTACTCGTGGGACGCCGGGACGGCGGTCTTCCGCGGCAACACCTCGTGCCGGTTCACGGTGAGCGGAGCGAACGACAAGACCGTCGGCGACGCGGACGGCACCAACCAGTTCTGGACGGGCTCCAACGGCAGCCGGTGCGCCTCGTACTCGGGCGCCCTCGGCTGGTCCTTCGCCTCGGACGGCCGCCTGGTCGTGACGCTGGGAGGCAGGCAGGTGACGCTGTAA